In Ostrinia nubilalis chromosome 26, ilOstNubi1.1, whole genome shotgun sequence, one genomic interval encodes:
- the LOC135084413 gene encoding uncharacterized protein LOC135084413 isoform X2 — MASRSGASARRADASATSAAETRTTTKFLPSNSTDRLLSSVEGASIDEESPSEVDGKPTIWETSFTEPKKEKVEPKTQDRTQDRTQDRSPNSKQSSENGPAVEKLISITPTSPKPPENVLTKAIEANVIDKTNHKNSLVPERKTAPIASPDPPRINAWANNDPPKVTPKLKPLCLDAAQLEQNLNALKKNSGSVNLTTMSSILPPYINVVTPNKLTEAKTIQIDPKKAVIDDLQTPKEEIKEEKTKLKQSNSAASLLNGPMTDLPYADSDNASSSSGSNAQNLIKQKNNKNYTEVVVGNDSVKVIKQGSNAEFGDSEISF; from the exons ATGGCGTCCCGGAGCGGCGCGAGCGCAAGGCGGGCCGATGCTTCGGCTACCTCCGCCGCCGAGACGCGGACCACCACAAAGTTTCTGCCGTCTAATTCGACAGACAG GTTACTAAGCTCCGTAGAAGGCGCTTCAATAGACGAGGAATCACCATCGGAGGTTGACGGTAAGCCGACCATCTGGGAGACCTCCTTCACTGAGCCCAAGAAGGAAAAGGTTGAGCCCAAGACTCAAGACCGGACTCAAGACCGAACTCAAGACCGGAGTCCCAACTCCAAACAGAGCTCAGAAAACGGACCTGct GTGGAAAAACTAATCAGCATAACACCAACATCGCCCAAACCCCCAGAGAATGTCCTGACCAAGGCCATAGAGGCCAACGTCATAGACAAAACGAATCACAAGAACTCCTTAGTGCCAGAGAGAAAGACTGCGCCTATCGCGTCTCCCGACCCTCCTCGCATCAATGCCTGGGCCAACAACGACCCTCCGAAAGTCACTCCAAAACTAAAACCTCTTTGCCTCGACGCAGCGCAGTTAGAACAAAATTTGAACGCCCTCAAAAAGAACAGCGGGTCCGTCAATTTAACCACAATGTCCAGCATTCTACCCCCGTATATCAACGTGGTGACCCCAAACAAACTAACAGAGGCGAAAACAATTCAAATAGACCCCAAGAAAGCTGTCATAGACGACTTACAAACGCCTAAAGAGGAGATAAAAGAAGAAAAGACAAAACTCAAACAGTCTAATTCCGCTGCCAGTTTGCTGAACGGACCCATGACTGATTTGCCATACGCGGACAGCGACAACGCTTCCTCAAGCTCTGGGAGCAACGCGCAGAATCTCATCAAGCAAAAGAACAATAAAAACTACACAGAAGTCGTCGTCGGAAACGACAGCGTCAAAGTAATAAAACAGGGTAGCAATGCGGAGTTTGGGGACTCAGAAATTAGCTTTTAA
- the LOC135084413 gene encoding probable inactive serine/threonine-protein kinase DDB_G0280131 isoform X1 has protein sequence MSPQENPPPNSSSTDPLVPHSKSPTAAPEPPETEDSPYPPLLKASQEYGNIPMASRSGASARRADASATSAAETRTTTKFLPSNSTDRLLSSVEGASIDEESPSEVDGKPTIWETSFTEPKKEKVEPKTQDRTQDRTQDRSPNSKQSSENGPAVEKLISITPTSPKPPENVLTKAIEANVIDKTNHKNSLVPERKTAPIASPDPPRINAWANNDPPKVTPKLKPLCLDAAQLEQNLNALKKNSGSVNLTTMSSILPPYINVVTPNKLTEAKTIQIDPKKAVIDDLQTPKEEIKEEKTKLKQSNSAASLLNGPMTDLPYADSDNASSSSGSNAQNLIKQKNNKNYTEVVVGNDSVKVIKQGSNAEFGDSEISF, from the exons ATGTCGCCGCAGGAGAACCCGCCGCCGAACTCTAG CTCAACGGATCCGCTGGTCCCTCATAGCAAATCGCCAACGGCGGCGCCGGAACCACCAGAAACGGAGGATTCACCATATCCACCTCTTCTGAAAG CATCACAAGAATATGGCAACATTCCAATGGCGTCCCGGAGCGGCGCGAGCGCAAGGCGGGCCGATGCTTCGGCTACCTCCGCCGCCGAGACGCGGACCACCACAAAGTTTCTGCCGTCTAATTCGACAGACAG GTTACTAAGCTCCGTAGAAGGCGCTTCAATAGACGAGGAATCACCATCGGAGGTTGACGGTAAGCCGACCATCTGGGAGACCTCCTTCACTGAGCCCAAGAAGGAAAAGGTTGAGCCCAAGACTCAAGACCGGACTCAAGACCGAACTCAAGACCGGAGTCCCAACTCCAAACAGAGCTCAGAAAACGGACCTGct GTGGAAAAACTAATCAGCATAACACCAACATCGCCCAAACCCCCAGAGAATGTCCTGACCAAGGCCATAGAGGCCAACGTCATAGACAAAACGAATCACAAGAACTCCTTAGTGCCAGAGAGAAAGACTGCGCCTATCGCGTCTCCCGACCCTCCTCGCATCAATGCCTGGGCCAACAACGACCCTCCGAAAGTCACTCCAAAACTAAAACCTCTTTGCCTCGACGCAGCGCAGTTAGAACAAAATTTGAACGCCCTCAAAAAGAACAGCGGGTCCGTCAATTTAACCACAATGTCCAGCATTCTACCCCCGTATATCAACGTGGTGACCCCAAACAAACTAACAGAGGCGAAAACAATTCAAATAGACCCCAAGAAAGCTGTCATAGACGACTTACAAACGCCTAAAGAGGAGATAAAAGAAGAAAAGACAAAACTCAAACAGTCTAATTCCGCTGCCAGTTTGCTGAACGGACCCATGACTGATTTGCCATACGCGGACAGCGACAACGCTTCCTCAAGCTCTGGGAGCAACGCGCAGAATCTCATCAAGCAAAAGAACAATAAAAACTACACAGAAGTCGTCGTCGGAAACGACAGCGTCAAAGTAATAAAACAGGGTAGCAATGCGGAGTTTGGGGACTCAGAAATTAGCTTTTAA